A region of Silurus meridionalis isolate SWU-2019-XX chromosome 15, ASM1480568v1, whole genome shotgun sequence DNA encodes the following proteins:
- the gria4b gene encoding glutamate receptor 4b isoform X1, whose translation MRISCHQLLLIFSCVRGLAMGAFPSSVQIGGLFIRNTDQEYTAFRLAIFLHNTSPNASEAPFNLVPHVDNIETANSFAVTNAFCSQYSRGVFAIFGLYDKRSVHTLTSFCGALHISLITPSFPIEGESQFVLQLRPSIRGALLSILDHYDWNRFVFLYDTDRGYSILQAIMEKAGQNGWQVSAICVENFNDANYRQLLEDLDRRQEKTFVIDLDPERLTNMLEQIVSVGKHVKGYHYIMANLGFKDINLERFMHGGANVTGFQLVDFSNPMVIKLLQRWNKLDQREYPGSDVPPKYTSALTYDGVMVMAEAFRNLRRQKVDISRRGNAGDCLANPAAPWNQGIDMERTLKQVRLQGLTGNVQFDHYGRRVNYTMDVFELKSNGPRRIGYWNDADKLVLIQDQALLPNETSGMENRTVIVTTIMEGPYVMLKKNWEMYKGNDRYEGYCVDLAYEIANHIGIKYKISIVPDGKYGARDPDTKIWNGMVGELVYGKAEIAVAPLTITLVREEVIDFSKPFMSLGISIMIKKPQKSKPGVFSFLDPLAYEIWMCIVFAYIGVSVVLFLVSRFSPYEWHTEEPEEGTDGLPSDQPPNEFGIFNSLWFSLGAFMQQGCDISPRSLSGRIVGGVWWFFTLIIISSYTANLAAFLTVERMVSPIESAEDLAKQTDIAYGTLDSGSTKEFFRRSKIAVYEKMWSYMKSAEPTVFTKTTAEGVARVRKSKGKYAFLLESTMNEYTEQRKPCDTMKVGGNLDSKGYGVATPKGSQLRSAVNLAVLKLNEQGLLDKLKNKWWYDKGECGSGGGGEKDKSSQALSLSNVAGVFYILVGGLGLAMLVALIEFCYKSRNEAKRMKVDAPERQTPPSPAHVPSPTLAPSPRPTPQPSPTHSTQSLATYREGYNVYGTDGVEM comes from the exons tCTGCTCGCAGTACTCGAGGGGCGTTTTTGCCATTTTCGGCTTGTACGACAAACGCTCCGTACACACGCTGACGTCCTTCTGTGGTGCGCTGCACATCTCCCTCATTACGCCCAGTTTCCCCATCGAGGGCGAGAGTCAGTTTGTGCTGCAGTTGAGGCCGTCTATACGAGGAGCTCTGCTCAGTATACTCGACCACTACGATTGGAATCGATTCGTCTTCCTATATGACACAGATCGGG gaTACTCTATACTGCAGGCCATCATGGAGAAAGCAGGTCAGAATGGCTGGCAGGTCAGTGCAATCTGTGTGGAGAACTTCAATGACGCAAACTACCGGCAGCTGCTGGAGGACCTGGACCGCAGGCAGGAGAAAACATTTGTCATAGACCTTGATCCAGAGCGACTCACCAACATGCTGGAGCAG ATTGTGAGCGTCGGCAAGCACGTCAAAGGATACCATTACATCATGGCAAATTTG GGTTTTAAAGACATCAATCTGGAGCGTTTCATGCATGGCGGGGCAAACGTGACAGGCTTTCAGCTGGTGGACTTCAGCAATCCCATGGTGATTAAGCTCCTGCAGCGCTGGAACAAGCTAGACCAGAGAGAGTACCCTGGCTCTGATGTCCCTCCCAAG TACACCTCCGCTCTGACATACGACGGAGTGATGGTGATGGCAGAGGCCTTCAGGAATCTGCGCAGGCAGAAAGTGGACATCTCGCGCAGGGGCAACGCCGGAGACTGCCTAGCAAACCCGGCAGCTCCTTGGAACCAAGGCATCGACATGGAGCGCACGCTAAAACAG GTCCGGCTCCAAGGATTAACAGGAAATGTCCAATTTGACCACTATGGGCGCCGCGTCAACTACACTATGGACGTGTTCGAGTTGAAAAGCAACGGTCCCAGAAGA ATTGGCTACTGGAATGACGCGGATAAGCTGGTCCTGATCCAGGACCAAGCCTTGCTTCCGAATGAAACATCCGGAATGGAGAACAGAACTGTGATTGTGACAACTATTATG GAAGGCCCATATGTGATGCTGAAGAAAAACTGGGAGATGTACAAGGGTAATGACAGGTATGAGGGATACTGTGTGGATCTGGCGTATGAGATCGCCAACCACATTGGCATCAAATACAAGATCTCGATCGTGCCGGATGGAAAGTATGGCGCTCGGGACCCAGACACGAAGATCTGGAACGGCATGGTTGGGGAGCTGGTGTACGGG AAAGCGGAAATCGCTGTGGCCCCATTGACTATTACCTTGGTCCGGGAGGAGGTCATTGACTTTTCCAAACCCTTCATGAGCTTGGGCATCTCCATCATGATAAAAAAGCCACAAAAGTCCAAGCCAGGTGTATTCTCCTTCCTGGACCCGTTGGCCTACGAGATCTGGATGTGCATCGTGTTCGCCTACATTGGTGTGAGCGTGGTGCTCTTCCTGGTCAGCCGCTTCAGCCCGTACGAGTGGCATACCGAGGAGCCCGAAGAGGGCACTGACGGTCTGCCCAGTGACCAGCCCCCCAATGAGTTCGGCATCTTCAACAGTCTCTGGTTCTCCCTTGGAGCCTTCATGCAGCAGGGGTGTGACATCTCACCCAG GTCTCTCTCTGGTCGAATCGTCGGAGGCGTCTGGTGGTTTTTCACTTTAATCATCATCTCCTCCTACACGGCTAACTTGGCTGCCTTCCTCACCGTAGAGAGAATGGTGTCGCCCATCGAGAGTGCTGAAGACCTGGCCAAGCAAACAGACATAGCATACGGCACTCTTGACTCAGGCTCCACCAAAGAGTTTTTCAGG AGGTCAAAGATCGCTGTATATGAAAAAATGTGGAGCTACATGAAGTCTGCTGAGCCCACGGTGTTCACTAAGACCACGGCCGAGGGCGTGGCTCGGGTGAGGAAGTCCAAAGGGAAGTACGCTTTCCTGCTCGAATCCACCATGAACGAGTACACAGAGCAGCGCAAGCCATGCGACACCATGAAGGTCGGAGGCAACCTGGACTCCAAAGGCTATGGAGTGGCTACGCCCAAGGGCTCACAGTTAAG AAGTGCAGTTAACCTGGCAGTTTTAAAACTGAATGAACAAGGCCTGTTGGACAAATTGAAAAACAAGTGGTGGTACGACAAAGGAGAGTGTGGCAGCGGAGGAGGTGGTGAGAAG GACAAGAGCTCACAGGCCCTGAGCCTCAGTAACGTGGCTGGGGTCTTCTACATCCTGGTCGGGGGTCTGGGCCTGGCAATGCTGGTGGCCCTCATCGAGTTCTGCTACAAGTCACGAAACGAGGCCAAGAGAATGAAGGTGGACGCGCCTGAACGCCAAACCCCTCCCTCTCCCGCCCATGTCCCAAGCCCCACGCTTGCCCCTAGCCCCCGCCCCACTCCTCAGCCTAGCCCTACCCACAGCACCCAGAGCTTAGCAACATATAGAGAGGGTTACAACGTCTACGGAACTGATGGCGTAGAGATGTAG